The nucleotide sequence ATTCCGTCCACATGAATGGCTAAAACAGCCCAACTATTGTGACAGAATTCCAACAATACATAAATGGCCCAAATGAATCTCCCTCGCCGAATACGTATTAACCCTCAACCCAACAAACTATCCCAACTAGCAATTTGATGCACATAGTCATGTACCTATAACAAGATCCCATATGCTAACCATCAATGTGTTCAtattcataaccataaccacAAATTTGCTGTTGACTTCTGACTTTTGACTCCATGTGGGCAATATTTTAGGATTCCTCCTGATGAAACATTAGACCCGATCAAGTTGGATTTCAGTTCTTATATACGATTTGGTTGTGAAATTATATTTTACAAGAACATGTCCTGGGCTGATAAAGTATCCATATTAGTCGAATATCGTATACTATATAAAACTGTGAGCAGACTATTTTTAAAATGATTATAAAATGTACAACTGTGTTCCTGAGTTTACTAATAAAAGGAAGTGATAACAAAGTGAAAAATATTTATGTTGACTTTAACGGAAGAAAGTCTTTCCTCCTATAACTTCCCTTTCCTCGTAACTTCCAACATCTAGCTTTTATTTGtcatctacaaaaaaaaaaaaaaaaagaaaaaaaaagatattcCTTGACTTTTCAGTCAATCCTTAtctattaattttttttggcCACTCACAGTGAGGCTTAAATTTCCTCCCACCTACCTTCACATAGTTAAAAACTGGCTTTTGTTGAATAGTCATCAACCTGCTTGTTGCCAGATAAGTTGAAAGCTAGTACTTTGATACTAGAATATAAAGCAGGAAAATGGATACTACAAACGAAGAGGGGGAAAATTCATCTTCACCGACGTCTGCACATCCATTTCGGCTTTTTTCTCTTGCCGAAATTGAATatgcaaccaaaaactttgatgaTGAACTGGTCATTGGACAGGGTGGATTTGGAAAGGTATTCAAAGGTTATATTTCAAGTGAAGAAGTTGTAGCCATCAAACGGTTGGATTCtatgtccgaccaaggggaaccCGAGTTTAGAGCTGAAATCGACATGCTTTCTAAGTTGCGCCATTCTCACTTAGTGTCTCTAATCGGTTATTGTCATGAAAATAACGAGAAGATCCTCGTTTATGAATATATGTCCAATGGAACCCTCTACCATCAGCTACACAAAGCCGATACTCCTTTAACTTGGTTGACACGGCTCAACATAGCCATAGGTGCGGCACGTGGTTTGGCGTACCTTCACACCAGCAGAGTCATACATCGTGACGTGAAAAGTTCAAACATTCTTTTAGATGAGAACTGGGCAGCTATGATTTCGGATTTTGGTTTGTCCAAAATCGGCCCAGATAATCAACCAATTTCTTGCGTTAACGCAAGTGTTAAAGGCACATTCGGGTATCTTGATCCAGAGTATTTCTATACTAGAAAATTGACAAGGAAATCCGATGTTTACTCATACGGGATTGTATTATTCGAATTGCTATCTGGAAGGCTTGCTGTAGACGAACGCAATGAGGAGGACGAATGTAGTTTGGTAAGGTGGGCTCaaagatgtgtcaaagaaagAAAATTAGATCAAATCGTTGATTCTAATATCAAGGGAACGATTTCTGCCAAGTGTTTAAAACGGTTCGCTCAAATTGCAGATCGTTGTGTGCACAATGATCCGAAAGAACGTCCTTCCATGACTGATGTAGTGGCCTCACTTCAGGCTTTAAGTGTACTACAGGAGAAATCAAacatcgagttatcagcgactaCGAGTTTCAGTTGGATAGTCCCAAAGTATTTGGTTTACGCAATAAACCCAAACTTCGGTATGCACAAACTTTTCCTAGTGTGTGTGTATATGCACTGTTGTTTGTTCATCATTATTTACATGTTTAATTATTTTCTCAACTCTATAAGATTTACCTTTCCTGTTCACCTTCTTAGACCAAAGTGGAACAGTGATCAAAGGCATAAATAAGTTCAGATTTGACGAACTGAAACTTGATACATGGTTGGGTAAAGGAAGATACGGAATGGTTTACAAAGGTTGGGTTGATAAGACCGAAATGCCCATTGCAGTTAAGATACTTCATCAAAAGAAACCTGTAAGTCTTGAAAACCTTGAGTAAAGTGTGTAGTATTTTTTTTCTATGTAATTCTTATGAAGGAACTGAATTTTGAAAGTCGAATGCAGTCCAATCTGGAAACGTTGAAAGAATTTGTTCATCCCAATCTTGTTAAGCTCATAGGATACAGTTTCCAAGGTGAACGACTATGTCTTTCGTATGAATTCATGCATAAAGGAAACCTTGGGGATCTCCTTCGTAGCGGTAAGCAGCATAAGTAACTCGAGGCACAAACCAAATAACTTTTTTCACTCAAAATGGTGCGTTTTAACTTGAAATTTAAATTTTATGGATTATAGGAGCTGTAGCACGACTTCCATTGGTTACAAAGGTGAAAATTGCAGTAGGAATTGCTCGAGGGATTGTTTTCTTGCAGAAGATACCATCACAAAAAAGATGGTCGCGTGTGGGTGAGTCCGGGCTGGACAGACGTAAGATTTTGCTAGATGAGGTAAAACATGAGCTCGTCTTCTATCGGTATTATCTTCACTTTTCTTACTTGGGTGTTTAGCTAATAACAGTTAACAATATTTGACTAAATGTATAGGCTTACAAACTCTTTACCCAACATAGCACATTCACACAAGGATTTGAAAAGATTTATGCATTTTTTCTTACTGATTTTAATCTGTGCACAAAATATAAATCTGCAGGATTTTACAGCAAAGCTTTCAGATTATGATGTTAGTACATTGGTAGACGCTGAATATAACATAGCCTATCCGGATATCTATGGGGCCTTAGAGCTAAAGAGTAATCTCTCCGGTTATGAAGTAGTATTTGTAGAGGTTCTAACCGGGGAAAGAATCTATAGTTCTAATAGACTAGAGAAGATTGATCGTTTGTTCCATCAATGTGGAAATGGCTCATTGCAACATGTTGCACAGTTGTGTTTTAAAGTCTGCAATGAAGTTGATTCGGAATCAAAGATGGTAACAATGTTAAATGAGCATGATGTGTTGATACGAAGCAGACTGAAACTCTGGTTAAGGAATACACACAGCTAGCTAGGACTGTTAATTGTCAAGATTTGTATCATGTTTCTGGGCAACAAAAGTTATCCATCAAACCAACTGGTTGACTCATATTAGGCAGACTGGGTTGATCGTCAAAATTGAAGAATCACCTAGGCAAATTGGGTTAGTCCATGTAATTATAAACACTGCATTGTTTTGTAATTGTAATATATAAATGTACTTTTCTTTGCACATAATACTTACACACACTTATTCCCGATTATTGGACTAAAATCTACGATATCTTAGTTTATAGGCCACATTTGATACTTCTGGATCATTTTCAACTCGGGCGTTTTCAACCTAAATTGTTAAAACGGGTCAATAATCTAAGTTATTGTTTTCTACTAATTAATTGTTAAAAACTCTATATTTTATAGAATTGCAATAGTAAACaaagatagtaagggttacaaaACCATGTTACAATAGCATATGTGAAATTGAAGTAGCCGATGATGAAAATAGAAACTTGATATTAAATCTTTCTTAGAACATATGCATATCTGTGATAATAAGAAATGACAACCAAAATGATAGAAGGGATACAGGTGGCGGATCTAAGAATTTTTTTCACTAGGCTTCTTTTAGTAGATTCCCACTatttctcactattttttttccaaatcatacaacacTCTCACTAATTTTTCCCATTTCTTCTAAACcgaatgggttcctgggaacACACAAAAGTGGCCTTGATCCGCCCTGATGGGTACGAACCCATGACTACAACAAAATTTTCAAATTTCCTACAGTAATATTGAACCCCATGACAACAACAAACCCACATATACTTGCATACATAGCACAATAAGAATAACATGAACAAGAAAGTTGCTTTTATTTATTAACAAGCTGCAATAGAACCATATAACAAATATATAATTTGGTTGAAGCATTTCATCAAGCACCTGATGTGCATCTTCAAACCGAGCAGTTTTAAACAACGCAGCTATTAAACATTACTGAGTATCCTTCAAGGCTTCTATATAGCAAGAATCATACATCGAAAGAGAAAAAAACTAAGACTGAATAACTTACTGAACCTTTAACATGAGGGGATAGTCGAATAACATGACGACAACTATAGGTCAGACGATGTAGACGGTAGTACAGGTGTCGTTGAGTCACCATCGATGAATAAGCATGTCGATTTGCAAGGGGCGCCGCATAACTAGAGAAAGCGGCCGAGTGAAGAAGACCCAAGAAGTAGAGGGAGCTTGTAATTTTTGTGAAAGAAATTCATGGATTGCGGCATTTGGGGGAAATATAaattagggggtgtttggcctagcttttttaataaaacttatagcttttttagcttttttttttacaaaataagcttaAGTTGGTGTTTGTTTAGCTTTTTAAGgttatgcttattagcttatataagctaatttgaaTAAGCTTATTTGAAGATGGTTTTCTAGCTTATTTGAAAAACTTCTTTGTGTAAGAGCAAATTATataaaataagctataagctaatccaaacacttaaaaaaagcttatcaaatgatagaaaataagctataagctactATAAATTATAAGCACAAgccaaaaaataaaagctaggccaaacacccccttagcaGGGAACTTTGTCGATGGTGTAATGGTGTGGTATGGGAGAGACGAGTATCATGGGGTGTGGTTTGGTGGTTTTTTTGGGGACTATTCGTCACGTAGGTGTCACGTTAGCATGGATGGAGGACTATCCCTTTGAGGACTATCAAGGGTGGTGGACGATAGTCCTCCTTCTGTTCATATAATGCATACAGCTTTGGTTGCTGGTTAGGCCGGTTCGATGGCCCTGTATGAATTAGCAGTTTTTGATCCTTCTGACCCTGTTCTTGATCCAATGTGGAGACAGGGTATGTTCGTTATACCCTTCATGACTCGTTTAGGAATAACAAATTCCTGGGGCAGTTGGAGTATCACAGGGGGGACTATAACGAATCCGGGTATTTGGAGTTACGAAGGTGTGGCTGGAGCGCATATTTTGTTTTCTGGGTTGTGCTTTTTGGCAGCTATCTGGCATTGGGTATATTGGGATCTAGAAATATTTTGTGATGAACGTATAGGAAAACCCTCTTTGGATTTGCCCAAGATCTTTGGAATACATTTATTTCTTGCAGGTCTAGCTTGCTTTGGTTTTGGTGCATTTCATGTAACAGGCTTGTATGGTCCTGGCATATGGGTGTCCGATCCTTAT is from Helianthus annuus cultivar XRQ/B chromosome 9, HanXRQr2.0-SUNRISE, whole genome shotgun sequence and encodes:
- the LOC110877355 gene encoding receptor-like protein kinase FERONIA → MDTTNEEGENSSSPTSAHPFRLFSLAEIEYATKNFDDELVIGQGGFGKVFKGYISSEEVVAIKRLDSMSDQGEPEFRAEIDMLSKLRHSHLVSLIGYCHENNEKILVYEYMSNGTLYHQLHKADTPLTWLTRLNIAIGAARGLAYLHTSRVIHRDVKSSNILLDENWAAMISDFGLSKIGPDNQPISCVNASVKGTFGYLDPEYFYTRKLTRKSDVYSYGIVLFELLSGRLAVDERNEEDECSLVRWAQRCVKERKLDQIVDSNIKGTISAKCLKRFAQIADRCVHNDPKERPSMTDVVASLQALSVLQEKSNIELSATTSFSWIVPKYLVYAINPNFDQSGTVIKGINKFRFDELKLDTWLGKGRYGMVYKGWVDKTEMPIAVKILHQKKPSNLETLKEFVHPNLVKLIGYSFQGERLCLSYEFMHKGNLGDLLRSGAVARLPLVTKVKIAVGIARGIVFLQKIPSQKRWSRVGESGLDRRKILLDEDFTAKLSDYDVSTLVDAEYNIAYPDIYGALELKSNLSGYEVVFVEVLTGERIYSSNRLEKIDRLFHQCGNGSLQHVAQLCFKVCNEVDSESKMVTMLNEHDVLIRSRLKLWLRNTHS